The following proteins are co-located in the Brevibacillus laterosporus DSM 25 genome:
- a CDS encoding 50S ribosomal protein L7ae-like protein — MSYEKVEWAKELTIGINQTTKAIEHGLVEEVFLAKDADRRLIQRIALLCKEKGVPVNFVDSMKRLGKACGIQVGAAACAIKKSG; from the coding sequence ATGTCTTATGAAAAAGTAGAGTGGGCAAAGGAGTTAACGATCGGTATTAATCAAACTACCAAAGCGATCGAACACGGACTTGTTGAGGAAGTGTTTTTGGCTAAGGATGCAGATAGACGTTTAATACAAAGGATCGCACTTCTATGTAAAGAGAAGGGTGTTCCCGTCAACTTTGTTGATTCCATGAAGCGTTTAGGTAAAGCGTGTGGAATACAAGTTGGGGCAGCCGCTTGTGCAATAAAAAAAAGTGGTTAA